The following coding sequences lie in one Pseudoxanthomonas sp. SE1 genomic window:
- a CDS encoding arylamine N-acetyltransferase yields MTDTLTDIALYLQRLGHDRAPPPTLETLRALQQRHTATFPFETLSTLLHLPVPLDLPAIQHKLLHEGRGGYCYELNRVFLALLQHLGFDARGLTARVVMGGPEDELTARTHLLVLVTVDGQRHIADVGFGGMVPTAPLRLDTEDVQTTPHEPYRITRHDGLHTLRAQVAGEWRAMYVFDLQPQAEIDYIVGNWYVSTHPDSPFLGQLRAARTGPGWRRTLNNGSFALHRLGHASERRSLPDADAVIAVLQDEFGIRVPDHPGLRAALDARLRAESTVTS; encoded by the coding sequence GTGACCGACACCCTCACCGACATCGCGCTGTACCTGCAACGCCTGGGTCATGACCGCGCGCCGCCGCCCACGCTGGAAACCCTGCGCGCGCTGCAGCAGCGGCATACCGCCACGTTCCCGTTCGAAACCCTGTCCACCCTGCTGCACCTGCCCGTGCCGCTCGACCTGCCGGCCATCCAGCACAAGCTGCTGCACGAAGGTCGCGGCGGCTACTGCTATGAACTCAACCGCGTTTTCCTGGCGTTGCTGCAACACCTGGGGTTCGACGCACGCGGCCTGACGGCGCGCGTGGTGATGGGAGGGCCGGAGGACGAACTGACCGCGCGTACCCATCTGCTGGTGCTGGTCACCGTGGACGGCCAGCGCCATATCGCCGATGTCGGCTTCGGCGGCATGGTGCCCACCGCACCGCTGCGGCTGGACACCGAGGACGTGCAGACCACGCCGCACGAGCCATACCGCATCACCCGGCATGACGGTCTGCACACCCTGCGCGCCCAGGTGGCCGGCGAGTGGCGGGCGATGTACGTGTTCGACCTGCAACCGCAGGCCGAGATCGACTACATCGTCGGCAACTGGTACGTCAGCACGCATCCGGACTCGCCGTTCCTGGGCCAGCTGCGCGCCGCGCGCACCGGGCCGGGCTGGCGCAGGACGCTCAACAACGGCAGCTTCGCGCTCCATCGCCTCGGCCATGCGAGCGAACGGCGCAGCCTGCCGGATGCCGATGCCGTGATCGCGGTGCTGCAGGATGAGTTCGGCATCCGCGTGCCGGACCATCCCGGCCTGCGTGCCGCCCTCGATGCGCGACTGCGGGCGGAATCAACGGTCACGTCCTGA
- a CDS encoding polysaccharide deacetylase family protein — protein MSFLLRVLLVSAFALSAHAAEPDRRIAITIDDLPWQRMGKTPEAELPARHAQLMAQLEQAGVPVVGFVNEGKLEIDGQVQPARVAMLRDWLEAGFELGNHTHGHLDLHAVGLPAFQQDILDGERVLRPLLAERGQVPRWFRHPYLRAGRTPEDRATLSAFLGEHGYRIAPVTVDNGEWVWAFAYANVLDGQPDTPARAATLERLRRGYIPYMLNKVDYYERQSQALLGHALPQVWLLHANELNAVAYAELVAGVQRRGYRVVTLDEALRDPAYARGEEGYNGRFGPSWLHRWAMAEKKPKEFYAGEPVVSGWVLALAGVASE, from the coding sequence GTGTCCTTCCTCCTGCGTGTACTGCTGGTGTCTGCGTTTGCGTTGAGCGCGCACGCCGCCGAACCTGATCGCCGCATCGCCATCACCATCGACGACCTGCCATGGCAGCGCATGGGCAAGACGCCGGAAGCCGAATTGCCGGCAAGGCACGCGCAGTTGATGGCGCAGCTGGAGCAGGCCGGCGTGCCGGTGGTGGGGTTCGTCAACGAAGGCAAGCTGGAGATCGATGGCCAGGTGCAGCCCGCGCGCGTGGCGATGCTGCGCGACTGGCTGGAGGCGGGCTTCGAACTGGGCAACCACACCCATGGCCACCTCGACCTGCATGCGGTCGGCCTGCCTGCGTTCCAGCAGGACATCCTGGATGGCGAGCGCGTGCTGCGCCCGCTGCTGGCGGAACGCGGACAGGTGCCGCGCTGGTTCCGCCATCCCTATCTGCGCGCGGGACGCACGCCGGAAGACCGTGCCACGCTGTCCGCGTTCCTCGGCGAACACGGCTACCGCATCGCGCCGGTGACGGTGGACAACGGCGAATGGGTCTGGGCCTTCGCCTATGCCAACGTGCTGGACGGCCAGCCGGATACGCCGGCGCGCGCCGCCACGCTGGAGCGCCTGCGCCGCGGCTACATCCCCTACATGCTCAACAAGGTCGACTACTACGAACGGCAATCGCAGGCGTTGCTGGGCCATGCGTTGCCGCAGGTGTGGCTGCTGCATGCCAACGAGCTCAACGCGGTGGCCTACGCCGAACTCGTGGCCGGCGTGCAACGGCGCGGCTACCGGGTGGTGACGCTGGACGAAGCGCTGCGCGACCCCGCGTACGCCCGCGGCGAGGAGGGCTACAACGGCCGCTTCGGCCCCAGCTGGCTGCACCGCTGGGCGATGGCCGAGAAGAAACCCAAGGAGTTCTATGCCGGCGAGCCAGTGGTGTCCGGGTGGGTGCTGGCGCTGGCGGGCGTGGCATCGGAATAG
- a CDS encoding LytTR family transcriptional regulator DNA-binding domain-containing protein — MSLTALVIDDEPIARHAVLRLLREDPDIEVAGECGDGVSAVAAIRDLSPDLVFLDIQMPAITGLDVVATIGASRMPATVFVTAYEQFAVRAFEANAVDYLVKPFSRDRFADTLRRAKQRLATARGADADATARIMQALASLQQRDAYLERIPVREDERVVLVDVDDIVWIKASGNTVRLHLADRVHELRETMAALATRLDPRRFARVHRSAIINIRRVKDIHPWFNGYHVVTMDTGQQLRMSRYQHDAFLKLATLRRED, encoded by the coding sequence ATGAGCCTGACCGCGCTGGTGATCGATGACGAACCGATCGCGCGGCACGCGGTGCTGCGGCTGCTGCGCGAAGACCCGGACATCGAGGTGGCGGGCGAATGCGGGGACGGCGTTTCCGCGGTGGCGGCGATCCGCGACCTGTCGCCGGACCTGGTGTTCCTGGACATCCAGATGCCGGCGATCACCGGCCTGGACGTAGTCGCCACCATCGGTGCGTCGCGCATGCCGGCGACGGTGTTCGTGACGGCATACGAGCAGTTCGCGGTGCGCGCCTTCGAGGCGAACGCGGTGGATTACCTGGTCAAACCGTTCAGCCGCGACCGCTTCGCCGACACACTGCGCCGTGCGAAGCAGCGGCTGGCCACCGCGCGCGGCGCCGATGCCGACGCCACCGCCCGCATCATGCAGGCCCTCGCATCGCTGCAGCAGCGCGATGCCTACCTGGAGCGGATCCCCGTGCGCGAGGACGAGCGCGTGGTGCTGGTCGACGTGGACGACATCGTCTGGATCAAGGCCAGTGGCAACACCGTGCGCCTGCACCTGGCCGACCGCGTGCACGAACTGCGCGAGACCATGGCCGCGCTGGCCACGCGACTGGACCCGCGCCGCTTCGCGCGTGTGCACCGCTCGGCCATCATCAACATCCGCCGGGTGAAGGACATCCATCCGTGGTTCAACGGGTATCACGTGGTCACCATGGATACCGGCCAGCAGTTGCGCATGAGCCGCTACCAGCACGACGCCTTCCTGAAACTGGCTACCCTCCGGCGCGAGGACTGA
- a CDS encoding histidine kinase translates to MKIRLGSMEVRLSRYLGLWAVVVVVFAAQGCVNDAVNGHLWSPGDYLRWWSIQWLTWAGLAPLVFRLGERHPIPFPPRLSALVRHVGYSLAVTLLAVVIGALVSTLFEPSSFGQQLIQFISKHYAIGLLAYWTLLAVQQLLHFQAEKARREIEATRLATELAQSRLQVLKTQLQPHFLFNTLHAIITLLDEDTLSAEDMLLRLSELLRAFLEDYDGQEIPLRRELELLELYLGIQRRRFKDRLTTRIHVAPDVLDAAVPSLVLQPIVENAIRYGIGQHVGDDCVEIDCRREGDALCIDVRNYNSTLDEGGHAGGHGIGLSNTRLRMRELYGDAASLRLDLIVPRGVACRLRVPFHEMDEDPLPEHVPA, encoded by the coding sequence ATGAAGATCCGACTCGGCAGCATGGAGGTGCGACTGTCCCGCTACCTGGGTCTCTGGGCGGTCGTGGTTGTCGTGTTCGCTGCGCAGGGCTGCGTCAACGATGCCGTCAACGGCCATCTGTGGTCGCCCGGCGACTACCTGCGCTGGTGGTCGATCCAGTGGCTGACCTGGGCGGGACTCGCGCCGCTGGTGTTCCGCCTGGGCGAACGCCATCCCATTCCGTTCCCGCCCCGGCTGAGCGCGCTGGTCCGGCACGTGGGCTACAGCCTGGCCGTGACCCTGCTGGCGGTGGTCATCGGCGCCCTGGTCTCGACGCTGTTCGAACCCAGCAGCTTCGGCCAGCAACTCATACAGTTCATCAGCAAGCATTACGCCATCGGCCTGCTCGCCTACTGGACCCTGTTGGCCGTGCAGCAGCTGCTGCATTTCCAGGCCGAGAAGGCACGGCGCGAGATCGAGGCCACGCGCCTGGCCACCGAGCTGGCGCAGTCGCGGCTGCAGGTGCTGAAGACCCAGCTGCAGCCGCACTTCCTCTTCAATACGCTGCACGCCATCATCACCCTGCTCGACGAGGACACGCTGTCGGCGGAAGACATGCTGCTGCGGTTGAGCGAACTGCTGCGCGCATTCCTGGAGGACTACGACGGCCAGGAAATCCCGCTGCGGCGCGAACTGGAACTGCTCGAGCTGTATCTCGGCATCCAGCGGCGACGCTTCAAGGACCGCCTGACCACGCGCATCCACGTGGCGCCGGACGTGCTGGACGCGGCCGTGCCCAGCCTGGTGCTGCAGCCGATCGTGGAGAACGCGATCCGTTACGGCATCGGCCAGCACGTCGGCGACGATTGCGTCGAGATCGACTGCCGGCGCGAAGGCGACGCGCTGTGCATCGACGTACGCAACTACAACAGCACGCTGGACGAAGGCGGCCATGCCGGCGGCCATGGCATCGGCCTGTCCAACACGCGGCTGCGCATGCGCGAACTCTACGGCGATGCCGCGAGCCTGCGCCTGGACCTGATCGTGCCGCGCGGCGTGGCCTGCCGCCTGCGCGTGCCGTTCCACGAGATGGACGAAGATCCGTTGCCGGAGCATGTGCCCGCATGA
- the adhP gene encoding alcohol dehydrogenase AdhP, which yields MDSTMKAAVVREFGKPLVIEEVPVPRPAAGDILVKIEACGVCHTDLHAAEGDWPVKPSPPFIPGHEGVGHVVAVGAGVSHVKEGDRVGIPWLYSACGYCEHCLGGWETLCEAQQNTGYSINGGFAEYALANAGYVGHLPENISFVEIAPILCAGVTVYKGLKVTDTKPGDWVVISGIGGLGHMAVQYAKAMGLNVAAVDVDDSKLDLARRLGATVTVNAMTVDPAAFLKKEIGGAHGALVTAVSPKAFEQAIGMVRRGGTVSLNGLPPGQFPLDIFGMVLNGITVRGSIVGTRLDLQESLDFAARGKVAATVATERLENINDVFARMHAGTIEGRIVLDMAA from the coding sequence ATGGACAGCACCATGAAGGCCGCCGTCGTGCGGGAATTCGGCAAGCCGCTGGTGATCGAGGAAGTGCCGGTGCCACGCCCTGCGGCAGGCGACATCCTGGTGAAGATCGAAGCCTGCGGCGTCTGCCACACCGACCTGCATGCGGCCGAAGGCGACTGGCCGGTGAAGCCCAGCCCGCCCTTCATTCCCGGACACGAAGGCGTGGGCCACGTGGTCGCGGTCGGCGCCGGCGTCAGCCACGTGAAGGAAGGCGACCGCGTCGGCATTCCGTGGCTGTATTCCGCGTGCGGGTATTGCGAGCACTGCCTCGGCGGCTGGGAGACGCTGTGCGAAGCGCAACAGAACACCGGCTATTCGATCAACGGCGGCTTCGCCGAATACGCATTGGCCAACGCCGGCTACGTCGGCCACCTGCCGGAGAACATCAGCTTCGTCGAGATCGCGCCGATCCTGTGCGCCGGTGTCACCGTGTACAAGGGCCTGAAGGTCACCGACACCAAGCCGGGCGACTGGGTGGTGATCTCCGGCATCGGTGGACTCGGCCACATGGCCGTGCAGTACGCGAAAGCGATGGGACTGAACGTGGCCGCCGTGGACGTGGACGACAGCAAGCTCGATCTCGCACGCCGGCTCGGCGCGACCGTCACGGTCAACGCGATGACCGTCGATCCGGCCGCCTTCCTGAAGAAGGAGATCGGCGGCGCGCACGGCGCGCTGGTCACCGCGGTGTCGCCGAAGGCCTTCGAACAGGCCATCGGCATGGTCCGTCGCGGCGGCACCGTCTCGCTCAACGGGCTGCCGCCGGGGCAGTTCCCGCTCGACATCTTCGGCATGGTGCTCAACGGCATCACCGTGCGCGGTTCCATCGTCGGCACGCGGCTGGACCTGCAGGAGTCGCTGGACTTCGCCGCGAGGGGCAAGGTGGCGGCGACGGTGGCGACCGAACGGCTGGAGAACATCAACGACGTGTTCGCGCGCATGCATGCCGGCACCATCGAAGGCCGCATCGTGCTGGACATGGCGGCCTGA
- a CDS encoding DUF1801 domain-containing protein produces the protein MPARTPSTDVDTFLRELEHPQDAAIRRLRAVIQAADPRIGEGIKWNAPSFHVDGRHFATMQLRRRDSVLLVLHLGAAKRTMPEGAIHDPDGLLTWMAADRATVSFVGTQDVDTRAAALQAVLRQWMAHV, from the coding sequence ATGCCCGCACGCACGCCATCGACCGATGTGGATACCTTCCTGAGGGAACTGGAGCATCCGCAGGACGCCGCGATCCGCCGACTGCGCGCCGTGATCCAGGCGGCCGATCCGCGCATCGGCGAAGGCATCAAGTGGAACGCGCCGAGTTTCCACGTGGACGGTCGTCATTTCGCCACGATGCAGCTGCGCCGGCGGGACAGCGTGCTGCTGGTGCTGCACCTGGGCGCGGCGAAGCGCACGATGCCCGAGGGCGCCATCCACGATCCCGACGGACTGCTGACCTGGATGGCCGCCGACCGCGCAACGGTTTCGTTCGTCGGCACACAGGACGTGGACACGCGCGCTGCGGCGCTGCAGGCCGTGCTGCGGCAATGGATGGCGCACGTCTGA